The Streptomyces noursei ATCC 11455 sequence CAGCCGCCCGGCGGTGGTGTCGTAGCGCAGGCCGATGGAGGCGAGCGTGGGGAGCAGACCCGGGGGCACGCCGGGCGGGATCGACAGCCCGACGGCCCCGGCGAGTTCGCGGGACGTGATGCCGGGGGTGCCGGTCCAGCGGGCGGTGAGGGTACGGCCGGTGGGATCGCTGGCGTAGTCGATGGTGAACTCAAGGACGCGCGGGTCGCCCTGCTGCCGGGGAATCGCCAGAAACAGGGTGGCGCCGTAGGTCGCGTCGTAGCCGGAGCCGGAGCTCCGCCGCAGATCAACCCGCACGACGAGGTCGGCCGTGACATCCCCCAGGGGAAACCGGACCTCGGCCTCCACCTCGAACCGCTGGTTGCGGATGTCGTAGCCCAGTGACAGCCGTTCGACGGCGACGTCCCTGAGAAGGGCCGGCGGATCGGCTCCGAAGAGCCGGAACAGGGCACCGATGACCTGCCACTGGGTACCAGGCGCGGGTTCCACGGTGAACGCGTAACGGGAGCTCGTCGCGTCGAAGTCGAGTTCGCAGGTGATGAGGAGCTGCTGCCCGTCCGTGACATCGAGCCGGGCCTCGGCGACCAACGACCGTACCGCTGCGGTGTCCAGGGAGCGGATCTCGTATGCCAGGCCGAGGTCCCTGAGCCCGAGGCCGCTCAAGAACCCCAGCACCGGGTGCCCGTTCAGGGACAGGCCGACGCGCACTCCGGCTATGGCGTCGGTGCCGTCCGCGGCGAGGAAGCGGATTGCTGCGGTAGGGGAGTCCGGATCGACCGTCCCCCTCAGCGTCAGCTGCTCCGGATCGGGATCGAGCTCGGTGAACTCCGATCCCACGGCGAACCAATCGCTCAAGGCGTAATCGATGTTCACGGAATTCTTGAGGTCACCCAGATCATCCGGGAGGCCGTCGGGAAGTTTCAGCTCCTGGCCAGGAGAAAGGCCGCTGAGCCAGGCTTTCATCTCTTCCACGGTCATCGCCATGGATACTCACCTTTCAGCCGCCGACCGAGCCGCGGGAGCAATTGCCGAGAGCAAAGGACATCGACCGGCCGGACGCTACCCCCTTCGAAACTCGACCTGCCACCCTGGCCATGCATTTCCGGACATCGACTCAATGGAAAGTCCCACTGGACCACCGGGCCCATCGGTGCTAGTTTCGGCGCCCGTTCAGCATGTGCGCTATTCGGGGAGGGCGACCGCATGACGGCGACGGGGCTCCTTACGGCAGGGCAGGACGTCAACCTCTACCACGGCGGCAGGAGTTCGGATCTCTGCCCCCGATGCAGGCACGGCCGGAACACGAAAAGCGGACCCTTCGTCCACGGCCTCAAGGAACTCACCGACAGCGAAAAACTCCGGCAGGTACTCGCGCAGGTGGCACACAACCTGCAACAGGACAAAGACCTGATCGAGAAGAATCCCGAACAAGCCTACTTCATGATGGGCGCGCTGGAGGCGCAGGTCGCGGGAGAGCAATACTTCCTCATCTCCTCCAGCGGGCGCCAGGGGCTTGTGCCGTGGATCGAAACAAAGCACCTCGACGGCATTCCGTACCACCCCGGAAAATGGGAGATCGTGAATTCCCAGGTGCCGGAGACCCCCGACAGGGGTTGGACAACGCTCATGGGTCAAAAGGCAGACCTGACGCCCATCTGCGAGGCGCTCCGAGAAGGTCAGCAGTGTGACAAAGTCATCGGCCAGCCGTGCGCGGCCATCAAACTCCTGCGCACACTTGCCGACCGGAACAGGAACGGCAGGCCGATCAACAGGCTGTACATGAGCGAGATGGTGTACGTGCACGGCACCGCAAAAGTCCCACAGAACCTCCGCGCCTACCACGGCAACGGCAACGCCTGCTCATGGACGGCCCACTCCTGCGACAAGTGCGAGAAGCGGATCCCCTACCTCCTTTGCACGGTCCCACTCGACCACATCGAAGCCGAAGCCCCGCAGTAGGATCCAGGCCCCGTCACCGCATCGGAACCGCCTTCGCCCCGACACAGGGCGGCTGATCGTCAGGCCGGTCGCGCCCGACCGCCAGGCAACTTCACGATCCGAACGGGCAGAAGCGGATGCACAAAGGTTCGCTGACGCGGTCAACGGCTGTCCTTCCGGCGGCGATTGCCACAGCGTGCCGCTGGTTCACTTGCCGGGCAAGTATGCCGAAGGTCCAGGCGCTCTCTTCCGGACATCGGGGGATCCTGGAGAGCCGACTCCCGGACAGGACAGCTCCTCGCCCCTGCCCCACCACCCACTTGAGCGAACCGCCCCTGCCCCCCGAACGACCGGAACCAGTCTCGTCTCTTCCTGCCGAGCACTGCGCCGGTGAGGGGATTGCCCGGAACCCGGGCACGCTCGGAAACGGCGGATCGAGGTTGACGTCCACCAATTGGTTGAGCGCGCAGGATTCGGCGCCACAGGCCCCGGGCGAAGACGGCTCAGATCCTGCGGTCGATCTTCTTTTCCCGCATCAACGCCTCCAGCTCCGTGTGCGACAGGGGATGCAGGGTGTTCAAGACCCGGCGCAGCCCGGTTTCGTCGAGGGTCTGGCTGGTGACCTCGGCCTCCACGTTCCCGTGGCGGCGGATGAGGGTGACGGCGCGGGTGCCGTCGGGGAACGCGTGGACCGTGAGCATCTCGCCGTGCGTGTCCACGGTGCAGGTCGCACCCTTCTCCGCGGGCTCGGGGCATCGGGGCGGCGGCGTGAACGCCGAGCGCATCGTGAGTCCCACGTACCCGGACTCGTATCCCTCCCGGACGGGGCGGTAGTCGACGTTGAAGGAGGCGGGTCCGGCCTCGGCACGGGACACCTGCATGCCCGGTGGCGCAGCGCCCAGGTACAGCAGCTCCGGATGCTCCCGGTACCGCGCGACCTCCGCCTGGTGCTGCCGCTGCCGTGCCTGTGCCGGGCCGACGAAGCCGCCGTAGGCCACTGCGGCCGCCAGCACGGCCAGTGCCCCCAGCCGCACCCACCGACTGGGCACGAAGAACGCGGCGGCCACGGCGTACGGCACCCCGCCAGCGCGATCCGGGTATGGGCGCTTCCCAGGTCGACGCCCCCGGCGTAGGCGGCCAGACCCGCCAGGACGCCGAGCGTACCGAGGACGAAGACCAGCGCCGCCCAGCCCAGCCGCCGCGGCACGGAGCTGCACAGCGGCACGACGGTCCTCATCGGTATGCCCGCCGTGGCCAACAGACCCACCACCAGCGGCACACCCAACGCGAAGAGCGGCACCGTCGCAACGGCCCCACCACCCCAGGCCCTCAGCACCAGCCCGAAGCCGAGCGCCGGCAACACGGCCGCCATCGCCGCCCAGACCAGTAAGAGATGCAGGGCGGTCAGCGCCCCTCTGCCACTTTTCATGTGCGGAGCCTGTCAGCTGGCGTACTGACGTACATGAGTAGGCGTACTCAGCACGGAACCCCGCCGCCTGGGTGGTGCGCCAGGGGTTCACAGGCCGAGGGGACGATTCCGCACACCGGCCTGTGGCGCACCTCCTCCGGCCCCGCGAAAGCCTCCACGAGCTGGTGGCGGTGGCGCGACGAGTGGGCGCGGTCGGTTCCCCGGTGTGGCAATCCCCACAGGCGCCTGCTCGATTGCGCGATCATGCAACTATTGTGGAGTCCACAGCGTCCCACCCGTCATCGACACATCAATTCCGGATGAACCGACCGGACGGACTGGGCACATGCAAGAACAGCAAGCCGGAGCGACGGACAGCGGCCGGGTACGGAGGCAAGATCAGCAGCCCGCGCATCCCTCTTGGGAAGAGTCGTCGCCCGCCACGGTGTACCGCGCCTCTCCGGCGGGCAGGGGAGCCAGGCGCCCCGGTCGCCGAAGGGGGCGGGCGGCGCTGGCCCTCGGAGCCGTACTCGTACTCGTCGCCCTCGGGGTCGTCTGGTGGCTGACCCGGCCGCCCACATTGCCCACCATTCCCCCTCAGTATCTGGCGACCGTCCAGTCCGCCACCAAGACCTGCCCGGAACTGAGCGTTCCGATGCTCGCCGCGCAACTCGACGCGGAGAGTCACTGGGATCCGCGGGCGGATTCCGGCCAGGCCCAGGGCATCGCGCAGTTCCATCCGTCGACCTGGGCGGAGTGGGGCAAGGACTACACCGGCGACGGCAAGGCCGACGTGTGGAACCCGGCCGACGCCATCCCGGCCCAGGGCGCCTACATGTGCCACCTGTTCAAACAGATCAAGGGCATCCCCGGCGACCCCACCCAGCTCGCTCTCGCCGCGTACAACGCGGGCCCCGGCGCGGTGCTCAAGGCCCGGGGCATCCCGCGCATCCCCGAGACGCAGAACTACGTCAAACGGATCGAGGCACTGATCCCGAAGTACACCCAGACCTACGCCAAGCAGATCAGCGCGTCACCCAGCCCGCCGGGCAACTGATGACCACACGGTCCCGAGTGCCTTCCGGCTCCCTCTGGGGCGGCGGTCTCCGGTCGAGGCATGCCGGGATGCTCCTGGCCAGTCGGCACGGCGTGGATCAGGTGAGGGGGCGGCACAGCAGGGCGTCGGGTCGGCCGAGCTGCAGCGCCTTCCAGGTCATGGCGACGCCGGCGACGTACTCGTCGTCGGTGCACTGACCCTTGTGGTCGTTCTCGGCCCAGTCACTGCCCTTGGCACCGCCGGTGGCGGGGCGGTTGTCGCCCTTGTCGAACCACACGCTGCGGCCCTTGGTGGGCAGCGGGGTTGCGGAAGGGGCGCAGAGCAGGGAGACCATGGCGGGGCCGTTCATGCTGTAACCGACCGCGAAGCTGTTGACCGGGCACTGGAGCTTGTTGTAGCCGCTGGCCCAGTC is a genomic window containing:
- a CDS encoding lytic transglycosylase domain-containing protein — encoded protein: MQEQQAGATDSGRVRRQDQQPAHPSWEESSPATVYRASPAGRGARRPGRRRGRAALALGAVLVLVALGVVWWLTRPPTLPTIPPQYLATVQSATKTCPELSVPMLAAQLDAESHWDPRADSGQAQGIAQFHPSTWAEWGKDYTGDGKADVWNPADAIPAQGAYMCHLFKQIKGIPGDPTQLALAAYNAGPGAVLKARGIPRIPETQNYVKRIEALIPKYTQTYAKQISASPSPPGN